In a single window of the Streptococcus ilei genome:
- a CDS encoding CapA family protein: MLNDWLDIGLGKATAFRLTNEQFVYGLLITVFAAANLVLWVQKWNGFPITALEMPEVVEKQEEIHPDQLPHTARIMANGDQLYHDLIYMSAAKEDGSYDFSENYHYAQEWLKQGDLVLGDFEGTINSDYGLSGYPIFNAPGEVVASIKDAGYQVMDLGHNHILDSGLEGLFSTAKAFEDAGIQTVGVYPHETRGQAPILIKEVNRIKIAILAYSYGFNGMEYNLEQEDYDNRLSDLNEERMRQEIQKAEMEADITIVMPQMGIEYELEPTEEQKELYHKMISWGADIVLGGHPHVVQPAEIVDKDGQQKLIIYSMGNFLSNQRLETMEGIENAQWTERGVLMDITIEKVGRKTRIKTATAHPTWVNRTPKDSYSPEGYELYHFQTYILEDWIEGGKYRDQLNDETKARVDTAYQEVKERVNLNWQ; encoded by the coding sequence ATGCTTAATGACTGGCTTGATATTGGATTGGGAAAGGCGACAGCATTTCGCTTGACCAACGAACAGTTTGTCTATGGCTTGCTGATTACAGTATTTGCGGCCGCGAATTTGGTCTTATGGGTTCAAAAATGGAATGGCTTTCCCATTACAGCACTAGAGATGCCAGAAGTTGTTGAAAAGCAAGAGGAAATCCATCCGGATCAGTTACCGCATACCGCTCGGATCATGGCAAATGGGGATCAACTCTACCATGACTTGATTTATATGAGTGCAGCCAAGGAAGATGGAAGCTATGATTTTTCTGAGAATTATCACTATGCTCAGGAATGGTTGAAGCAAGGGGATCTGGTTTTGGGGGATTTTGAAGGTACTATCAATTCGGATTATGGCCTTTCTGGATATCCGATTTTCAATGCCCCTGGGGAGGTAGTTGCTTCGATCAAGGATGCGGGCTATCAGGTGATGGACCTGGGACATAACCATATCCTCGATTCTGGCTTGGAAGGGCTGTTTTCGACTGCGAAAGCCTTCGAAGATGCGGGGATCCAAACGGTTGGTGTCTATCCGCATGAGACGCGAGGTCAAGCCCCTATCCTGATTAAGGAAGTAAATAGAATCAAGATCGCGATTTTGGCTTATTCCTACGGCTTTAATGGGATGGAGTATAATCTGGAACAAGAGGACTATGACAATCGTCTATCGGATCTCAATGAGGAGCGGATGCGTCAAGAAATCCAAAAAGCTGAGATGGAAGCGGACATTACCATTGTCATGCCTCAGATGGGGATTGAATATGAATTAGAGCCAACAGAGGAACAAAAGGAGCTATATCATAAGATGATTTCTTGGGGAGCTGATATTGTCTTGGGTGGCCATCCTCATGTCGTCCAACCTGCCGAGATTGTGGATAAGGATGGACAACAGAAATTGATCATTTATTCTATGGGGAATTTTCTTTCGAATCAGCGACTGGAAACCATGGAAGGGATAGAAAATGCTCAATGGACCGAACGGGGTGTTCTGATGGATATCACAATTGAGAAAGTAGGGCGTAAGACCCGTATCAAAACAGCAACAGCTCATCCTACTTGGGTCAACCGGACGCCGAAGGACAGTTATTCTCCTGAAGGCTATGAACTCTATCATTTCCAGACCTATATCTTGGAGGACTGGATTGAAGGAGGCAAGTATCGGGATCAATTGAATGATGAAACAAAGGCGCGTGTCGATACAGCCTACCAGGAAGTGAAAGAACGTGTGAATTTGAATTGGCAATAG
- the msrB gene encoding peptide-methionine (R)-S-oxide reductase MsrB → MAEIYLAGGCFWGLEEYFSRIPGVEKTTVGYANGQVETTNYQLIKETDHAETVQVVYDPDKITLRAILLYYFRVIDPFSINKQGNDRGRQYRTGVYYLDEVDREVIAQVFAEQEEQLGTKIVVELEPLRHYILAEDYHQDYLKKNPGGYCHIDVTDADQPLIDPAAYPKPSQEELKVRLTEEQYQVTQESATERPFHNAYDQTFEEGIYVDITTGEPLFFAKDKFASGCGWPSFSRPIAKDVVHYYQDHSHGMERIEVRSRSGNAHLGHVFTDGPRDQGGLRYCINSASLRFIPKEEMEAEGYGDLLRQMH, encoded by the coding sequence ATGGCAGAGATTTATCTAGCAGGTGGCTGTTTTTGGGGCTTAGAGGAGTATTTCTCACGGATCCCTGGTGTAGAAAAGACAACAGTGGGTTATGCCAATGGTCAGGTGGAAACGACCAATTACCAATTGATCAAGGAAACGGATCACGCAGAGACCGTTCAGGTCGTCTATGATCCAGACAAGATCACCCTCCGAGCGATTCTGCTCTACTATTTCCGTGTAATTGATCCCTTCTCCATTAACAAACAGGGAAATGATCGAGGGCGCCAGTACCGGACGGGTGTCTATTACCTAGACGAGGTAGATCGTGAGGTGATCGCCCAAGTGTTTGCGGAGCAAGAAGAACAACTGGGAACTAAGATCGTAGTTGAGTTGGAACCTTTACGCCACTATATCTTGGCTGAGGACTACCATCAAGACTACCTCAAGAAGAATCCTGGAGGCTATTGCCATATTGATGTGACAGATGCTGACCAACCCTTGATTGATCCGGCAGCCTATCCAAAGCCCAGTCAGGAGGAATTAAAGGTACGATTGACAGAGGAGCAGTACCAAGTCACCCAAGAAAGTGCGACGGAGCGTCCTTTCCACAATGCCTATGACCAGACCTTTGAAGAGGGCATTTATGTGGATATTACGACCGGGGAACCTCTCTTCTTTGCCAAGGATAAGTTTGCGTCTGGCTGTGGATGGCCGAGCTTCTCTCGTCCTATTGCGAAAGATGTCGTTCACTATTACCAGGATCATAGTCACGGAATGGAGCGAATTGAAGTTCGTTCCCGCTCAGGCAATGCCCACCTCGGCCATGTCTTTACTGATGGGCCAAGAGACCAAGGAGGTCTTCGCTATTGTATCAATTCGGCCTCTCTACGCTTTATTCCTAAAGAGGAAATGGAGGCAGAGGGATACGGGGACCTACTCAGGCAAATGCACTAA
- a CDS encoding dihydroorotate oxidase encodes MVSTKTTIAGFEFDNCLMNAAGVACMTIAELEEVKNSTAGTFVTKTATLEYRQGNPEPRYQDVPLGSINSMGLPNQGLDYYLNYLLELQESDPDRTFFLSLVGMSPEETHTILKKVQDSDFKGLTELNLSCPNVPGKPQIAYDFETTDRILSEVFGYFTKPLGIKLPPYFDIVHFDQAAAIFNKYPLKFVNCVNSIGNGLYIEDESVVIRPKNGFGGIGGEYIKPTALANVHAFYQRLNPEIQIVGTGGVLTGRDAFEHILCGASMVQVGTTLHKEGVGAFDRITAELKAIMEEKGYQSLEDFRGKLHYID; translated from the coding sequence ATGGTATCGACAAAAACAACTATTGCAGGTTTTGAGTTTGACAACTGCCTGATGAATGCCGCGGGTGTAGCCTGTATGACAATTGCAGAACTTGAAGAAGTAAAGAATTCTACTGCGGGAACATTTGTGACGAAAACTGCGACCTTGGAGTATCGTCAAGGGAACCCAGAGCCACGCTACCAAGATGTGCCGCTAGGATCTATTAACTCGATGGGCCTTCCCAACCAAGGCTTGGACTATTATTTGAATTACTTGTTAGAATTGCAAGAAAGCGATCCAGATCGGACCTTCTTTCTATCTCTTGTCGGCATGTCTCCCGAAGAGACCCATACCATCCTGAAAAAAGTGCAAGACAGTGACTTTAAAGGCTTGACGGAATTGAACCTTTCTTGTCCCAATGTTCCTGGTAAACCTCAGATTGCCTATGACTTTGAGACGACCGATCGAATCTTGTCAGAGGTATTTGGCTATTTCACCAAACCTCTTGGCATCAAGTTACCACCTTACTTTGATATTGTCCACTTCGATCAAGCAGCAGCGATTTTTAACAAATACCCGCTCAAGTTTGTCAACTGCGTCAACTCGATCGGAAATGGCCTCTATATCGAGGATGAATCCGTTGTGATCCGTCCTAAGAACGGTTTTGGTGGAATTGGTGGCGAATACATCAAACCGACTGCTCTGGCTAATGTTCATGCCTTTTACCAACGTTTGAATCCAGAGATTCAGATTGTGGGAACCGGTGGGGTCTTGACTGGTCGTGATGCCTTTGAGCATATCCTTTGTGGCGCTAGTATGGTGCAAGTCGGAACCACGCTTCATAAAGAAGGAGTTGGGGCTTTTGACCGCATTACAGCTGAGCTTAAAGCCATCATGGAAGAAAAAGGCTACCAAAGCCTAGAAGATTTCCGTGGGAAATTACACTACATTGACTAA
- the gdhA gene encoding NADP-specific glutamate dehydrogenase gives MTTAKEYIQSTFETVKARNGHEAEFLQAVEEFLSTLEPVFEKHPEYIEENILARITEPERVISFRVPWVDRDGKVQVNRGYRVQFNSAVGPYKGGLRFHPTVNQGILKFLGFEQIFKNVLTGLPIGGGKGGSDFDPKGKTDAEVMRFCQSFMTELQKYIGPSLDVPAGDIGVGGREIGYLYGQYKRLNQFDAGVLTGKPLGFGGSLIRPEATGYGLVYYTEEMLKANGDSFAGKKVVISGSGNVAQYALQKATELGATVISVSDSNGYVIDENGIDFDLLTDVKEKRRARLTEYAAEKSTATYYEGSVWTYAGNYDIALPCATQNEINGEAAKRLVAQGVKVVSEGANMPSDLEAIKVYKENGILYGPAKAANAGGVAVSALEMSQNSLRLSWTREEVDGRLKDIMTNIFNTAKTTAETYGLGKDYLAGANIAAFENVANAMIAQGIV, from the coding sequence ATGACAACTGCAAAAGAATATATCCAAAGCACTTTCGAAACCGTAAAAGCTCGCAACGGCCATGAAGCAGAATTCCTTCAAGCTGTTGAAGAGTTCCTTAGCACTTTGGAACCTGTATTTGAAAAACATCCAGAATACATTGAAGAAAACATCTTGGCCCGTATCACTGAGCCAGAACGAGTGATTTCTTTCCGTGTTCCTTGGGTTGACCGTGATGGAAAGGTTCAAGTGAACCGTGGTTACCGTGTCCAATTTAACTCAGCTGTAGGCCCATACAAAGGCGGACTTCGTTTCCACCCAACTGTAAATCAAGGGATCTTGAAATTCCTCGGCTTCGAACAAATCTTTAAAAACGTCTTGACTGGACTTCCAATCGGTGGAGGTAAAGGTGGATCTGACTTCGATCCGAAAGGCAAAACTGATGCTGAAGTGATGCGTTTCTGCCAAAGCTTCATGACAGAATTGCAAAAATACATCGGACCATCTCTTGATGTCCCAGCTGGTGATATCGGGGTTGGTGGACGTGAGATCGGTTACCTTTACGGCCAATACAAACGCCTTAACCAATTCGATGCCGGTGTCTTGACAGGTAAACCTCTTGGTTTCGGTGGTAGCTTGATCCGTCCAGAAGCAACTGGTTACGGTTTGGTCTACTACACTGAAGAAATGCTGAAGGCTAACGGGGACAGCTTTGCTGGTAAGAAAGTCGTGATCTCAGGTTCTGGTAACGTAGCCCAATACGCTCTTCAAAAAGCAACTGAACTTGGTGCAACTGTCATCTCAGTCTCTGACTCAAACGGCTATGTCATCGACGAAAACGGTATTGATTTTGACCTTCTTACAGACGTCAAAGAAAAACGCCGTGCTCGCTTGACAGAATACGCTGCAGAAAAGTCAACTGCTACCTACTACGAAGGTTCTGTATGGACTTATGCTGGCAACTATGACATCGCTCTTCCATGTGCGACTCAAAATGAGATTAACGGTGAAGCAGCTAAACGCCTAGTTGCTCAAGGTGTTAAAGTTGTTTCTGAAGGAGCTAATATGCCAAGCGACCTTGAAGCTATCAAAGTCTACAAAGAAAATGGTATCCTTTACGGACCTGCTAAAGCTGCCAATGCTGGTGGGGTTGCTGTATCTGCTCTTGAAATGAGCCAAAACAGCCTCCGTCTTTCATGGACACGTGAAGAAGTGGATGGTCGTTTGAAAGATATCATGACCAACATCTTCAACACTGCTAAAACAACTGCAGAAACCTACGGTCTTGGTAAAGATTACCTTGCTGGTGCCAACATCGCAGCCTTTGAAAATGTTGCAAACGCTATGATTGCCCAAGGTATTGTTTAA
- the dnaJ gene encoding molecular chaperone DnaJ, translated as MNNTEFYDRLGVSKNASQDEIKKAYRKLSKKYHPDINKEPGAEEKYKEVQEAYETLSDEQKRAAYDQYGAAGANGGFGGFGGGAGGFGGFDGAGFGGFEDIFSSFFGGGGSRNPNAPRQGDDLQYRVNLKFEEAIFGTEKEVKYHREASCRTCDGTGAKPGTSPVTCGRCHGSGVINVDTQTPLGMMRRQVTCDVCHGRGKEVKDPCTTCHGTGHEKQAHSVSVKIPAGVETGQQIRLSGQGEAGFNGGPYGDLYVVVNVEPSDKFERDGSTIYYKLNLNVVQAALGDTVHVPTVHGDVDLVIPEGTQTGKKFRLRGKGAPSLRGGSVGDQYVTVNVVTPTGLNDKQKEALRAFAEAGDIKVSPKKKGFFDKVKDALDDL; from the coding sequence ATGAACAATACTGAATTTTATGACCGTTTGGGCGTTTCGAAAAATGCATCTCAAGATGAGATCAAGAAAGCCTATCGGAAATTATCTAAGAAATATCACCCAGATATCAACAAGGAGCCTGGCGCTGAGGAAAAGTACAAGGAAGTTCAAGAAGCTTATGAGACTTTAAGTGACGAACAAAAGCGGGCGGCTTATGACCAATACGGTGCTGCAGGAGCCAACGGTGGTTTTGGCGGTTTCGGTGGCGGAGCTGGTGGTTTCGGTGGTTTTGATGGCGCTGGCTTTGGTGGCTTTGAGGACATTTTCTCAAGCTTCTTTGGTGGAGGTGGAAGTCGCAATCCCAATGCTCCACGTCAGGGAGATGATCTTCAGTACCGCGTAAATCTCAAGTTTGAAGAAGCCATCTTTGGAACTGAGAAGGAAGTGAAGTACCATCGGGAAGCTAGCTGTCGGACATGTGATGGAACTGGTGCTAAGCCAGGAACAAGTCCAGTAACTTGTGGACGCTGTCATGGTTCGGGTGTCATCAATGTGGATACGCAAACCCCACTTGGGATGATGCGTCGCCAAGTCACCTGTGATGTCTGCCATGGTCGAGGAAAGGAAGTTAAGGATCCTTGTACTACCTGTCATGGGACTGGGCATGAGAAACAAGCCCACAGTGTTAGCGTGAAAATCCCTGCTGGGGTCGAAACAGGTCAACAAATCCGCCTCTCTGGACAAGGAGAAGCTGGCTTTAATGGGGGGCCGTACGGAGACCTTTATGTAGTCGTCAATGTTGAGCCAAGCGACAAATTCGAACGGGATGGATCAACCATCTACTATAAATTGAACTTGAACGTTGTTCAAGCTGCTCTTGGAGATACGGTTCATGTACCAACGGTTCACGGCGATGTCGACTTAGTCATCCCTGAAGGAACCCAGACTGGTAAGAAATTCCGCCTCCGTGGCAAAGGAGCACCAAGCTTGCGTGGTGGATCTGTGGGAGATCAATATGTAACTGTTAATGTGGTGACACCAACAGGTCTAAATGACAAGCAAAAAGAAGCCCTTCGTGCATTTGCGGAAGCTGGTGATATCAAGGTAAGTCCAAAGAAAAAAGGCTTCTTTGATAAGGTGAAAGATGCCTTGGATGATTTATAA
- a CDS encoding DJ-1/PfpI family protein: protein MKKVLCIIYPNFSLYEITTLTSTLALSFDITIDYVAFENSIVVSEDGLPCQPTKTLDQIRIEEYSCVILPGMVNIGPALQDEKLISFLRSLDERDILIAAISSAPLLLAKAGLLKDTKFTGGIWQNFFNYFEFLPRENFQPKVLVQDKQIITAIGFAHQEFARKVILSLGLAENTDNYFKEKNEYAEEDLKFTLSDEEFDQVKQSIENTL, encoded by the coding sequence ATGAAAAAAGTACTTTGTATTATTTATCCTAATTTTTCTCTTTATGAGATAACCACTTTAACGAGTACTTTAGCTCTGTCTTTTGATATCACGATTGATTATGTAGCTTTTGAGAATTCAATAGTGGTCTCTGAGGATGGTTTGCCCTGTCAACCGACGAAAACATTGGATCAAATCCGTATAGAAGAGTATTCTTGTGTGATTTTGCCAGGAATGGTAAATATAGGTCCTGCTCTACAAGATGAGAAATTGATCTCGTTTTTGAGAAGTCTTGATGAGCGAGATATCCTAATTGCAGCCATTTCTTCAGCGCCTCTTTTATTAGCCAAAGCAGGTCTGTTGAAGGACACGAAATTCACAGGTGGAATTTGGCAAAACTTCTTTAACTATTTTGAATTTCTTCCACGTGAAAATTTCCAACCGAAAGTCCTTGTGCAAGATAAACAGATCATTACGGCTATCGGTTTTGCACATCAAGAGTTTGCAAGAAAAGTGATTCTTAGTCTAGGATTGGCAGAGAATACGGACAACTATTTTAAAGAAAAAAACGAGTATGCTGAAGAGGATTTGAAATTTACTCTATCAGATGAAGAGTTTGATCAAGTGAAGCAGAGTATAGAAAACACCCTCTAA
- the dnaK gene encoding molecular chaperone DnaK produces the protein MSKIIGIDLGTTNSAVAVLEGTESKIIANPEGNRTTPSVVSFKNGEIIVGDAAKRQAVTNPDTVISIKSKMGTSEKVSANGKEYTPQEISAMILQYLKGYAEEYLGEKVTKAVITVPAYFNDAQRQATKDAGKIAGLEVERIVNEPTAAALAYGLDKTDKEEKILVFDLGGGTFDVSILELGDGVFDVLATAGDNKLGGDDFDQKIIDHMVAEFKKENGIDLSTDKMALQRLKDAAEKAKKDLSGVTSTQISLPFITAGEAGPLHLEMTLTRAKFDDLTRDLVERTKVPVRQALSDAGLSLSEIDEVILVGGSTRIPAVVEAVKAETGKEPNKSVNPDEVVAMGAAIQGGVITGDVKDVVLLDVTPLSLGIETMGGVFTKLIDRNTTIPTSKSQVFSTAADNQPAVDIHVLQGERPMAADNKTLGRFQLTDIPAAPRGIPQIEVTFDIDKNGIVSVKAKDLGTQKEQTIVIQSNSGLTDEEIDRMMKDAEANAEADKKRKEEVDLRNEVDQAIFATEKTIKETEGKGFDAERDAAQAALDDLKKAQEDNNLDEMKAKLEALNEKAQGLAVKLYEQAAAAQQAQAGAEGAQATGNAGDDVVDGEFTEK, from the coding sequence ATGTCTAAAATTATCGGTATTGACTTAGGTACAACAAACTCAGCAGTTGCAGTTCTTGAAGGAACTGAAAGCAAAATTATCGCAAACCCAGAAGGAAACCGCACAACTCCATCTGTAGTTTCATTCAAAAACGGTGAAATCATCGTTGGTGACGCTGCAAAACGTCAAGCAGTCACAAACCCAGATACAGTTATCTCTATCAAATCTAAGATGGGTACTTCTGAAAAAGTTTCTGCTAACGGAAAAGAATACACTCCACAAGAAATCTCAGCTATGATCCTTCAATACTTGAAAGGCTACGCTGAAGAATACCTTGGTGAAAAAGTAACCAAGGCTGTTATCACAGTTCCAGCTTACTTTAACGATGCTCAACGTCAAGCAACTAAAGACGCTGGTAAAATTGCTGGTCTTGAAGTAGAACGTATCGTCAATGAACCAACTGCAGCAGCTCTTGCTTACGGCTTGGATAAGACTGACAAAGAAGAAAAAATCTTGGTATTCGACCTTGGTGGTGGTACCTTCGACGTATCTATCCTTGAACTCGGTGATGGTGTCTTTGATGTATTGGCAACTGCAGGAGACAACAAACTCGGTGGTGACGACTTTGACCAAAAAATCATCGACCACATGGTTGCAGAATTCAAGAAAGAAAACGGCATTGACTTGTCAACAGACAAGATGGCTCTTCAACGTTTGAAAGACGCAGCTGAAAAAGCTAAGAAAGACCTTTCTGGTGTGACTTCAACTCAAATCAGCTTGCCATTCATCACTGCTGGTGAGGCTGGACCTCTTCACTTGGAAATGACTTTGACTCGTGCGAAATTTGATGATTTGACTCGTGACCTTGTAGAACGTACAAAAGTTCCAGTTCGCCAAGCCCTTTCAGATGCAGGTTTGAGCTTGTCAGAAATCGACGAAGTGATCCTTGTCGGTGGTTCAACTCGTATCCCAGCAGTTGTAGAAGCTGTTAAAGCTGAAACTGGTAAAGAACCAAACAAATCAGTAAACCCTGACGAAGTAGTTGCGATGGGAGCTGCGATCCAAGGTGGTGTCATCACTGGTGATGTGAAAGACGTTGTCCTTCTTGACGTAACACCATTGTCACTTGGTATCGAAACAATGGGTGGAGTCTTTACAAAACTCATCGACCGCAACACTACAATTCCAACTTCTAAATCACAAGTCTTCTCAACTGCAGCAGACAACCAACCAGCCGTTGATATCCACGTTCTTCAAGGTGAACGCCCAATGGCAGCAGATAACAAGACTCTTGGACGCTTCCAATTGACAGATATCCCAGCTGCACCTCGTGGTATCCCACAAATCGAAGTAACATTCGACATCGACAAGAACGGTATCGTATCTGTTAAGGCCAAAGATCTTGGAACTCAAAAAGAACAGACAATTGTTATTCAATCTAACTCAGGTTTGACAGACGAAGAAATCGATCGCATGATGAAAGATGCAGAAGCAAACGCTGAAGCAGATAAGAAACGTAAAGAAGAAGTAGACCTTCGTAACGAAGTAGACCAAGCTATCTTTGCGACTGAAAAGACAATCAAAGAAACTGAAGGCAAAGGCTTCGATGCAGAACGTGATGCTGCACAAGCTGCCCTTGATGATCTTAAGAAAGCTCAAGAAGACAACAACTTGGACGAAATGAAAGCAAAACTTGAAGCATTGAACGAAAAAGCACAAGGACTTGCTGTGAAACTTTACGAACAAGCCGCAGCAGCCCAACAAGCTCAGGCAGGAGCAGAAGGCGCACAAGCAACAGGAAACGCAGGCGATGACGTCGTAGACGGAGAGTTTACTGAAAAGTAA
- the grpE gene encoding nucleotide exchange factor GrpE, with translation MKGVYALTEEIKKEDVKEEEVVETTEEVVEETNQPSELEEAQARAEEFENKYLRAHAEMQNIQRRANEERQLLQRYRSQDLAKAILPSLDNLERALAVEGLTDDVKKGLEMVQESLIHALKEEGIEEIAADGEFDHNYHMAIQTVPADDEHPADTIAQVFQKGYKLHDRILRPAMVVVYN, from the coding sequence ATGAAAGGGGTGTATGCCTTGACAGAAGAAATCAAAAAAGAAGACGTGAAAGAAGAGGAAGTTGTCGAGACAACTGAAGAAGTTGTAGAGGAAACCAACCAACCTTCTGAATTAGAAGAAGCACAAGCGCGTGCCGAAGAATTTGAAAACAAATACCTTCGTGCCCACGCAGAAATGCAAAATATTCAACGTCGTGCCAATGAAGAACGCCAGCTCTTGCAACGCTATCGTAGCCAAGATTTGGCAAAAGCAATCTTGCCATCACTTGATAACCTTGAACGTGCCCTTGCTGTAGAAGGGTTGACAGATGATGTGAAGAAAGGCTTGGAAATGGTGCAAGAAAGCTTGATTCATGCTCTGAAAGAAGAAGGAATCGAAGAAATCGCAGCGGACGGAGAATTTGACCATAACTACCACATGGCCATTCAAACAGTTCCAGCGGATGATGAGCATCCGGCTGATACCATCGCACAAGTCTTCCAAAAAGGCTACAAACTCCATGACCGGATCCTACGCCCAGCCATGGTGGTTGTCTATAACTAG
- the hrcA gene encoding heat-inducible transcriptional repressor HrcA has protein sequence MVTERQNEILNLVVDIFTKTHEPVGSKALQDVIQSSSATIRNDMAALEKKGLLEKAHTSSGRMPSRAGFQYFVQNSLDLELIDEQDVYQVVKAFDFEAFKLDDILDATAKLLAQMTGYTAVIQDVEPTRQRLTGFEIVPLSNHDALAVLTLDESKPVTVQFAIPKNFLTSDLEIFHQLVQERFIGNTVLDIHYRLRTEIPQIVQRYFKTTDNVLDLFDYVFSQLFQELVFVEGKVSSLTYADLQTYQFLDNPQHVALELRGGMAEDQMTQILVAESQEKALKNVTVISHKFLVPYRGMALMHVIGPVEMDYRRVISLVNVIGRVLVMKLTDYYRYLNSNHYEVN, from the coding sequence ATGGTTACAGAACGTCAAAATGAGATTCTAAATCTTGTCGTTGATATCTTTACCAAGACCCACGAACCAGTCGGTTCAAAAGCACTGCAAGATGTCATTCAATCTAGTAGTGCCACTATCCGAAACGACATGGCTGCCCTCGAAAAGAAAGGCTTATTAGAAAAAGCCCATACTTCGAGTGGCCGAATGCCTAGCCGAGCTGGTTTTCAATATTTTGTTCAGAACTCACTTGACCTAGAGCTGATTGATGAACAAGATGTCTACCAGGTGGTGAAAGCCTTTGATTTTGAGGCCTTTAAGTTAGATGATATTTTGGATGCTACGGCTAAGTTGCTGGCCCAGATGACGGGCTACACCGCAGTCATTCAGGATGTTGAACCGACACGACAGCGCTTGACTGGTTTTGAGATTGTTCCATTATCCAACCACGATGCCTTAGCGGTTCTGACCTTGGATGAATCAAAGCCTGTTACCGTCCAGTTTGCGATTCCAAAGAATTTCTTAACCAGTGACTTGGAAATCTTCCATCAGTTGGTTCAAGAACGTTTCATTGGAAATACAGTTTTGGATATCCACTACCGCTTGCGGACGGAGATTCCACAGATTGTACAGCGCTATTTTAAGACGACAGACAATGTATTGGATCTGTTTGATTACGTCTTCTCGCAATTGTTTCAAGAACTGGTCTTTGTAGAAGGAAAGGTTTCATCCTTAACCTACGCCGATCTTCAGACTTATCAGTTCTTAGATAACCCTCAACACGTAGCTCTTGAGTTGCGAGGGGGGATGGCGGAGGACCAAATGACCCAGATCCTGGTTGCTGAATCCCAAGAGAAGGCCTTGAAAAATGTGACCGTGATTAGTCACAAATTCCTGGTTCCTTATCGTGGGATGGCCCTCATGCATGTGATTGGTCCCGTAGAGATGGATTACAGGCGTGTGATTAGCCTCGTCAATGTTATCGGCCGAGTGCTGGTCATGAAGTTAACGGACTACTACCGTTACCTCAACAGCAACCATTATGAAGTAAATTAA
- a CDS encoding M15 family metallopeptidase, with protein sequence MTKYKLAKKREKKVSWIVLCCLGLCLIGAGVGIFYLKPQWLHMSSVEDKKVETTTPKKVEKKEEKPKTDLPQVSTKDWNLVLVNRDNKLAELNPQLVDVEEIKVDSRIAEQTKQFLAAARAVAPEESLISGYRSVEEQTELYNERVAQLEATGLSHEEAEAQAQAQVQVPGASEHQTGLAIDMSAPNGQSEEVAQQIIALAPQYGFVLRYPEGKNAITGVDYENWHFRYVGVENAQYMVKHQLVLEEYIQKLKEAGL encoded by the coding sequence ATGACTAAATACAAACTTGCCAAGAAAAGAGAAAAGAAAGTTAGCTGGATCGTGCTCTGCTGTTTAGGTCTCTGTCTGATCGGAGCAGGAGTGGGTATTTTCTATTTGAAACCTCAATGGCTTCATATGAGCTCTGTTGAAGATAAAAAAGTAGAAACAACCACTCCAAAAAAGGTTGAGAAAAAGGAAGAAAAACCTAAAACAGACCTTCCTCAAGTTTCTACTAAGGATTGGAACCTAGTCCTGGTCAATCGGGACAACAAGTTAGCTGAGCTGAACCCTCAGTTAGTTGATGTTGAAGAAATCAAGGTGGATAGTCGGATTGCAGAACAAACGAAACAGTTTCTAGCAGCGGCGAGAGCTGTCGCGCCTGAAGAATCCTTGATTTCGGGTTATCGAAGTGTGGAGGAGCAAACAGAACTCTATAATGAGCGGGTGGCGCAATTAGAAGCTACGGGACTTTCTCATGAGGAAGCAGAAGCTCAAGCTCAAGCTCAAGTACAGGTTCCAGGTGCTAGTGAACACCAAACGGGTCTTGCGATTGATATGAGTGCTCCAAATGGACAGTCTGAAGAGGTAGCCCAGCAGATTATTGCTTTGGCTCCCCAGTATGGTTTTGTTCTCCGCTATCCAGAAGGGAAAAATGCGATTACAGGTGTGGACTATGAAAACTGGCATTTCCGCTACGTTGGTGTAGAAAATGCCCAGTATATGGTCAAGCATCAGCTGGTTTTAGAAGAATACATTCAAAAATTGAAAGAAGCAGGTTTATAG